A section of the Leptotrichia sp. HSP-342 genome encodes:
- the hemL gene encoding glutamate-1-semialdehyde 2,1-aminomutase: MCTENSRKIYEKAKESIPGGVNSPVRAFQSVDKEYPIFIKSGNGSKLYDEDGNEYVDMIGSWGPMILGHNYPKVFEVVKKELEKGTSFGLPTKKEVELAELVKSCFPSIEKLRLTTSGTEAAMASVRVARAFTGKNKIIKFEGCYHGHSDSLLVKAGSGLLTFEHQDSNGITEGVVKDTITLPFGDFDKLKKTLENDNDIACVIIEPIPANMGLIETEKEYLEKVRKITKEKNVVLIFDEVISGFRVSLGGAQKVFGITPDLTVLGKIIGGGYPVGGFGGKKEIMNLISPVGNVYHAGTLSGNPISVAAGIETISILKENPEIYENVNKKTENLVNKINELIKKYDIPASVNYFGSLFTIFFSKEKVKTLEDAMNTNDKFYSIYFDTMLENGVIVPPSKYEAHFVSYIHNDEDVEKLLKSAEKTFQKIAEKLK; this comes from the coding sequence CTGTGTACGGAAAATTCAAGAAAAATTTATGAAAAAGCTAAAGAGTCAATACCAGGTGGAGTGAACAGTCCAGTTAGAGCGTTTCAGTCGGTGGATAAAGAATATCCAATTTTTATTAAAAGTGGAAATGGAAGTAAACTTTATGATGAAGACGGAAATGAGTATGTAGATATGATAGGTTCCTGGGGACCGATGATTTTGGGACATAATTATCCAAAAGTTTTCGAAGTTGTAAAGAAAGAGCTTGAAAAGGGGACTTCTTTTGGACTTCCTACGAAAAAGGAAGTAGAACTGGCAGAACTTGTAAAGAGCTGTTTTCCATCAATTGAAAAATTAAGATTGACTACTTCAGGGACAGAAGCGGCTATGGCAAGTGTGAGAGTTGCTCGTGCATTTACTGGAAAAAATAAGATTATAAAATTTGAAGGATGTTATCACGGACATTCAGATTCATTACTGGTTAAGGCGGGATCAGGGCTTTTAACATTTGAGCATCAGGATAGTAACGGGATTACTGAGGGAGTTGTGAAAGATACGATAACATTGCCTTTTGGAGATTTTGATAAATTAAAGAAAACTTTGGAAAATGATAATGATATTGCATGTGTGATTATTGAACCAATTCCAGCAAATATGGGGCTTATTGAAACAGAGAAGGAATATTTGGAAAAAGTACGTAAAATCACGAAAGAAAAAAATGTAGTGTTAATTTTTGACGAGGTAATTTCTGGATTTAGGGTTTCATTAGGTGGTGCTCAAAAAGTATTTGGAATTACACCTGATTTAACTGTTCTTGGAAAAATTATAGGTGGTGGTTATCCAGTTGGTGGATTTGGTGGAAAAAAGGAAATTATGAACTTAATTTCGCCAGTTGGTAATGTTTATCACGCTGGAACGCTTTCCGGAAATCCAATTTCAGTTGCTGCAGGGATAGAAACAATTTCGATTTTGAAGGAAAACCCTGAAATTTATGAAAATGTAAATAAAAAAACGGAGAATTTGGTAAATAAAATTAATGAATTAATAAAAAAATATGATATTCCAGCAAGTGTGAACTACTTCGGAAGCTTATTTACAATATTTTTCTCAAAGGAAAAAGTGAAAACTTTGGAAGATGCAATGAATACAAATGATAAATTTTACAGCATATATTTTGATACAATGCTTGAAAATGGAGTAATTGTGCCACCTTCAAAATATGAGGCACATTTTGTTTCATATATTCACAATGATGAGGATGTGGAAAAATTGTTGAAGAGTGCGGAAAAAACTTTTCAAAAAATTGCTGAAAAATTAAAATAA